One genomic segment of Chloroflexota bacterium includes these proteins:
- a CDS encoding FAD-dependent oxidoreductase, with the protein MSNSDHCPNQTSKSNPIGAVLVVGGGIAGLQASRDLTEAGFKVYLVEEKPALGGLVAQFDKTFPTNTNDCILCITTPKLTEVGRYHNCWNIYHRSKQCAMTPELLETGRHIEVITGASVESISGEPGHFKVQVRQLPRFVDPTKCAFCGDCSAACPVEVPDEFNAGLSKHKAIYTLYPQATPGAYTIQKRGTAPCRNACPIHQRAQGYIALIREKRYEDAYRAIKEDNPFPSVCGRICNHRCEDECTRGRVDEPVSIMALKRFVADQIYARERAPVEPAKRTRPERIAVVGSGPAGLTAAQDLVRMGYGVTVFEALPVAGGMMRVGVPEYRLPRQIVEREIQDILDLGVELRLNTRVEDVESLFAEGYKAVFLAIGAHQGRKLPIPGADLPDVWLNTDFLRRVALGEKMDLSGRRVLVLGGGNVAIDVARTAVRFGAAEVSMACLESCEMQPAHRWEIEEAQAEGVVMYNDRTFKEILSENGRVTGVRVWNVHFRGFTPQGIDMDEFPETEHILPCDLVIFAIGQAPDTGFLSADGDIKIGRGRTIQVDANTLMTTRPGVFAGGDAVTGTAFVVEAIAAGHKAARSIDRYIRGEELGAKEPVLQPVVEITEQELAEKLETGQIVKRPRVEKPQLPVSERVRGFAEVDLVLTEEQALAEAERCLSCGICSECLECVYACKTGAPIHEMQETIREFEVGAVVLTPGAELTDAWLTEEYGFGRWPNVLTSIEFERLLSPTGPYGGRIQRPSDGKEPHKIAWLQCVGSREPPPGREYCSSVCCMSAIKEAILAKEYLPALEPSIFFRDIRTFGKDFERYYENARRDYGIRPIRCSAFSLEEMPGNHNLLVRYTDEMGQTHEEEFDLAVLSVGFQSDENRRLLAERLGVKLNQWGFCETGEFSPTTTSRPGIFVAGTFKEPKDIPEAIVEASSAAADASRLLAAARGTLVEANAYPPERDVTEEEPRVGVFICHCGINIGGVVNVTEVVEYAAKLPGVAYADQDLYVCSQDSRNKIRDKIKEHHLNRLVVASCTPRTHEPLFRDTIRSAGLNPSLFEMANIREQSSWAHEDTPGTATEKAKELVAMAVAKVRALRPVRRTKFEPVRSALVIGGGIAGMTAALSIAEQGYPVHLVEREPELGGHLRHVYHSLNGEDPQALLHQTIAKVSSHPRISVYTSARVESIGGYAGRYETIISGNGGRRVIEHGAIVVATGAQAAATSEYLYGQDEHVLTQSELEERLAAGNIELLPDSDVVMIQCVGSRDERHPYCSRICCEQAVKNAIKIKQHSPKTSVYILYRDISTYGFKEIYYHQAQEMGVVFMRYEPEAKPRVFVENGRLCLEAKRPGSDDKWMLYPQYLILSTGIVPHDNEELARLLKVPLNQDGFFLEAHPKLRPLDFATDGIYLCGLAHSPQSISESIAQANGAALRAVRLLSKEAIEAAVFTATVNERLCAGCGLCVALCPSGARRLDEERHVAEVIDALCQGCGACSTACPNGASQQYGFEKRGELAKIEMALG; encoded by the coding sequence ATGAGCAACTCAGATCACTGCCCCAATCAGACGAGCAAATCCAATCCCATCGGTGCCGTCTTAGTTGTTGGTGGCGGCATTGCCGGCTTGCAAGCCTCCCGTGACCTAACTGAGGCAGGCTTCAAAGTGTACTTGGTGGAGGAAAAGCCAGCGCTTGGTGGCCTTGTGGCTCAATTCGATAAAACCTTTCCCACTAACACGAATGATTGTATCCTGTGCATCACGACGCCTAAATTGACGGAGGTGGGGCGATACCACAACTGTTGGAACATCTACCATCGCAGTAAGCAATGCGCGATGACGCCCGAATTGCTGGAGACGGGCCGGCACATTGAAGTCATCACCGGTGCTTCGGTGGAGAGCATTTCAGGTGAGCCGGGCCACTTCAAAGTCCAGGTGCGTCAATTGCCACGCTTCGTGGACCCAACGAAATGCGCATTTTGCGGGGATTGCAGCGCTGCCTGCCCAGTGGAAGTTCCGGATGAATTCAATGCGGGTCTGTCGAAGCATAAAGCCATCTACACGCTCTACCCTCAGGCCACGCCCGGTGCCTACACCATCCAAAAACGCGGCACCGCCCCCTGTCGCAACGCGTGCCCTATCCACCAGCGAGCCCAGGGATACATTGCCCTGATCCGAGAGAAACGCTACGAAGACGCCTATCGTGCCATCAAGGAGGACAATCCCTTCCCCAGCGTCTGCGGCCGCATCTGCAACCACCGCTGCGAAGATGAGTGCACGCGCGGCCGCGTGGACGAACCGGTTTCCATTATGGCTCTCAAACGCTTTGTTGCCGACCAGATCTACGCGCGCGAACGGGCACCTGTGGAACCTGCCAAACGCACACGGCCAGAGCGTATTGCCGTCGTTGGTTCGGGACCAGCGGGACTGACGGCGGCCCAGGACCTGGTGCGGATGGGCTATGGTGTCACTGTTTTCGAAGCACTGCCTGTTGCTGGGGGCATGATGCGCGTGGGCGTGCCAGAGTACCGTTTGCCTCGCCAGATCGTTGAACGTGAAATACAAGATATCTTGGACCTGGGCGTTGAACTGAGACTCAACACCCGCGTGGAGGATGTGGAGTCGCTGTTCGCCGAAGGCTACAAAGCCGTTTTCCTGGCCATCGGGGCACACCAGGGACGCAAACTCCCCATCCCTGGTGCGGACCTACCCGATGTTTGGCTTAACACCGACTTCCTGCGCCGAGTGGCACTGGGCGAAAAGATGGACCTCTCAGGCAGGCGTGTGCTCGTCTTAGGTGGCGGCAACGTTGCCATCGACGTGGCGCGGACGGCGGTGCGCTTCGGTGCAGCAGAAGTCAGCATGGCCTGCCTGGAAAGTTGCGAGATGCAACCCGCCCACCGCTGGGAGATCGAGGAGGCGCAGGCCGAAGGTGTGGTCATGTATAATGATCGCACTTTCAAAGAAATCCTCTCAGAGAACGGTCGCGTCACCGGGGTCCGGGTCTGGAACGTGCACTTCCGGGGTTTCACGCCGCAGGGCATTGATATGGATGAATTCCCGGAAACCGAACACATCCTGCCCTGTGATCTGGTTATCTTTGCCATTGGCCAGGCTCCAGACACTGGTTTTCTCTCCGCCGACGGCGACATCAAAATCGGGCGTGGGCGCACTATCCAGGTGGATGCGAACACATTGATGACCACCAGGCCCGGTGTATTTGCGGGTGGCGATGCTGTAACTGGAACCGCCTTTGTCGTTGAGGCCATTGCCGCCGGACATAAGGCCGCTCGTTCTATAGACCGCTATATCCGCGGCGAAGAGTTGGGGGCGAAGGAGCCCGTTCTTCAGCCCGTGGTCGAAATCACCGAGCAGGAACTGGCAGAGAAACTGGAAACTGGCCAGATTGTGAAACGTCCCAGGGTGGAAAAGCCGCAATTGCCTGTCTCTGAACGGGTGAGGGGCTTTGCTGAGGTCGATTTGGTGCTCACCGAGGAACAGGCCCTGGCCGAGGCCGAACGCTGTCTCTCCTGTGGCATCTGTTCAGAATGCCTGGAGTGCGTGTATGCCTGCAAGACGGGCGCGCCGATCCACGAGATGCAGGAGACTATCCGCGAATTCGAAGTGGGCGCAGTGGTACTCACTCCTGGCGCGGAACTCACCGACGCCTGGCTGACAGAAGAGTACGGCTTTGGACGCTGGCCTAATGTGCTGACTAGTATAGAGTTTGAGCGTCTGCTTTCACCAACAGGGCCGTACGGCGGCCGCATACAACGCCCCTCGGATGGCAAGGAACCGCACAAGATAGCCTGGCTACAGTGCGTCGGCTCACGAGAGCCCCCTCCTGGACGCGAGTACTGCTCTTCAGTATGCTGTATGTCGGCCATCAAAGAAGCAATCTTGGCCAAAGAGTATCTCCCTGCTCTTGAGCCTTCCATTTTCTTCCGGGATATCCGCACTTTCGGCAAAGATTTCGAGCGCTACTATGAGAATGCACGGAGGGATTATGGCATTCGTCCCATCCGTTGTTCTGCTTTCTCGCTCGAGGAAATGCCCGGGAACCACAATCTCCTGGTGCGTTACACAGACGAAATGGGGCAGACGCACGAGGAAGAGTTCGATCTGGCGGTACTTTCAGTCGGCTTTCAGTCGGACGAGAACAGGCGGTTGCTGGCAGAGCGGCTCGGTGTGAAACTCAATCAGTGGGGCTTTTGTGAGACTGGCGAATTCAGTCCCACCACTACTTCGCGCCCTGGGATTTTCGTCGCCGGGACTTTCAAAGAGCCCAAAGACATCCCAGAGGCCATCGTCGAGGCTTCCAGTGCTGCGGCCGACGCCTCGCGCCTGCTGGCTGCTGCCCGGGGCACGCTAGTCGAGGCAAATGCTTATCCTCCTGAGCGCGATGTAACGGAGGAAGAGCCACGAGTGGGCGTGTTCATTTGCCACTGCGGCATCAATATCGGTGGGGTAGTCAATGTGACGGAGGTGGTGGAATACGCGGCCAAACTACCCGGTGTGGCCTATGCCGATCAAGACCTGTACGTCTGTTCCCAGGACAGTCGAAACAAGATTCGAGACAAGATCAAGGAGCACCATCTGAACCGCTTGGTCGTGGCCTCCTGCACGCCCCGCACCCATGAACCATTGTTCCGAGACACAATTCGCAGCGCGGGTCTCAACCCGTCTCTATTCGAGATGGCCAACATCCGTGAGCAAAGTTCCTGGGCTCATGAAGACACCCCGGGTACAGCCACAGAGAAGGCCAAGGAACTCGTGGCCATGGCCGTGGCCAAGGTCCGTGCTCTGCGGCCAGTACGGCGAACCAAGTTCGAACCAGTGCGTAGCGCCTTGGTCATAGGCGGGGGCATCGCTGGCATGACCGCGGCTCTTTCCATCGCTGAACAAGGATACCCAGTTCACCTGGTAGAACGCGAACCGGAGTTGGGTGGTCACTTGCGCCATGTCTACCACTCCTTAAATGGTGAAGACCCCCAGGCTCTCTTGCATCAAACCATAGCCAAGGTGTCCTCACACCCTCGCATTTCCGTGTACACGAGCGCGCGTGTAGAAAGCATTGGCGGTTACGCAGGCAGGTATGAGACCATCATTTCTGGGAATGGCGGACGCAGGGTGATAGAGCACGGTGCGATTGTAGTGGCAACCGGCGCGCAGGCGGCAGCCACCTCCGAATACCTGTACGGCCAGGATGAGCACGTGCTCACCCAAAGTGAACTTGAGGAACGGCTGGCAGCGGGCAACATCGAATTGCTACCAGACAGCGATGTGGTGATGATACAATGCGTTGGCTCGCGGGATGAACGGCATCCCTATTGCAGTCGCATCTGCTGTGAGCAAGCAGTGAAGAACGCAATCAAGATCAAGCAACATAGTCCCAAAACCAGTGTGTATATCCTGTACCGCGATATCAGCACCTATGGCTTCAAAGAGATATATTATCACCAGGCACAAGAGATGGGCGTCGTTTTCATGCGCTACGAGCCGGAGGCCAAACCGCGCGTGTTTGTAGAGAATGGGCGGCTGTGTCTCGAGGCAAAGAGGCCCGGCTCGGACGATAAGTGGATGCTGTATCCGCAGTACTTGATCTTGAGCACGGGCATTGTGCCCCATGACAACGAGGAACTGGCACGGCTGCTGAAAGTCCCGCTCAATCAGGATGGGTTTTTCCTGGAGGCCCATCCCAAATTGCGTCCATTGGATTTCGCTACCGATGGCATCTATCTGTGTGGCTTGGCCCACTCTCCACAGAGCATTAGCGAATCCATTGCTCAGGCCAATGGCGCCGCCCTGCGCGCGGTGAGATTGCTCTCGAAGGAGGCCATCGAGGCAGCGGTCTTCACGGCAACCGTGAACGAGCGATTGTGCGCTGGCTGCGGGCTCTGTGTGGCCCTTTGCCCATCCGGTGCACGCCGGTTGGACGAAGAGCGTCATGTGGCCGAAGTCATTGATGCCTTGTGTCAGGGCTGTGGAGCGTGCAGCACTGCTTGTCCGAATGGCGCAAGTCAACAATACGGCTTTGAAAAACGCGGTGAATTGGCTAAGATTGAGATGGCGCTTGGCTGA
- a CDS encoding CBS domain-containing protein has protein sequence MLVGERMTHNPITIRPETSIDEALRIIRENKVRRLPVLDRNKRLVGIVSEKDLLYASPSPVTTLSVFELHYLLSKLTVADIMKRDVITTCETCPLEEAARLMVDNKIGCLPVMRDGKLVGIITETDIFKILIELLGAREQGVRLTLLAPDQRGQLAELTAAIAKAGGNIVSLGTFLGQDPTNRLITVKVQDVPPEKLTAVVEELGGKVVDVR, from the coding sequence ATGTTAGTGGGTGAAAGAATGACTCATAACCCAATCACAATTCGTCCCGAAACCTCGATAGACGAGGCGCTACGCATCATCCGTGAGAACAAAGTGCGGCGGCTGCCAGTGCTAGACCGTAACAAGCGCCTGGTGGGCATCGTCTCCGAGAAGGACTTGCTCTACGCCTCTCCATCGCCCGTGACTACTTTGAGCGTGTTCGAGTTGCACTATTTGTTGTCCAAACTCACAGTTGCCGACATCATGAAGCGCGACGTCATCACCACCTGCGAGACCTGCCCCTTGGAAGAAGCAGCACGCCTCATGGTGGACAACAAGATCGGCTGTCTCCCCGTGATGCGTGATGGCAAACTCGTCGGCATCATCACCGAAACCGACATTTTCAAGATCCTAATCGAATTGCTCGGGGCCAGAGAGCAGGGCGTGCGGCTCACGCTTCTCGCTCCGGATCAAAGAGGGCAGTTGGCCGAACTCACTGCTGCCATCGCCAAGGCGGGAGGCAACATCGTCAGCCTCGGGACCTTCTTGGGCCAGGACCCCACCAACCGCCTCATCACGGTGAAAGTTCAAGACGTGCCACCGGAGAAACTCACGGCGGTGGTAGAGGAATTGGGCGGAAAAGTGGTGGATGTTCGCTAA
- a CDS encoding hydrogenase iron-sulfur subunit, translating to MNEFEPRIIAFLCNWCTYAGADLAGTSRIQYPPNIRIIRLMCSGALDTAYVLKALLEGADGVLIGGCHPGDCHYQSGNYKARRRVAILKNILDQLGFDEDRVWLRWISASEGQKFADTVREMVAAIQEKGPNPLRTLWGI from the coding sequence GTGAACGAATTTGAACCGAGAATCATCGCCTTCCTGTGCAACTGGTGCACGTACGCTGGCGCTGATCTGGCAGGCACTTCGCGCATCCAATATCCACCTAACATCCGCATCATCCGCCTGATGTGTAGTGGTGCGTTGGATACTGCCTACGTGTTAAAGGCCTTGCTGGAAGGCGCCGACGGTGTGCTCATCGGGGGTTGTCATCCCGGCGACTGCCACTATCAGAGCGGCAACTACAAAGCCCGCCGGCGTGTGGCCATTCTAAAGAACATTTTAGACCAGTTGGGGTTTGATGAAGACCGTGTTTGGTTGCGCTGGATCAGTGCCAGTGAGGGACAAAAATTCGCTGATACCGTGAGGGAGATGGTGGCCGCTATCCAAGAGAAAGGTCCTAATCCTCTCCGAACGCTCTGGGGGATCTAA
- a CDS encoding 4Fe-4S dicluster domain-containing protein — translation MKAIMEIRGNDTLGALRTFLRTMLEKGVVDALLVPQVVPSGDNVVQTLVRDPEHMETTDPISPVIPVQSATLVANLTGNMPIGENIPRLRLGAVLKSCEIRALIELTKLKQANLDDVVIIGIDCLGTYEVRDYAALTGEGVSLTAEALAAARQGLVVPHGGYQFRAACQMCEFPTPANADIAIGLIGVQNGILLDVKDELAEKLGLSPDAEPAGRAAAVEKLVADRIARRDAVISEFRQRVVDMPSLLAEFSRCIRCYNCMVACPICYCKQCLFQGPTFDHDSDVYYRRAGRQGIIRMPTDTLLFHLTRMNHMVTSCVGCGLCTSACPSQLPVGTIFRAVGQKVQALFDYQPGRRLDEELPLATFREDELTDLGEG, via the coding sequence ATGAAAGCCATCATGGAGATCCGCGGAAATGACACCTTGGGCGCTTTGAGGACCTTCTTGCGCACGATGCTGGAGAAAGGTGTAGTGGATGCGCTACTTGTCCCCCAAGTTGTCCCCAGTGGTGACAACGTCGTTCAGACTCTCGTGCGCGATCCAGAGCATATGGAAACTACGGACCCCATCTCACCGGTCATCCCGGTGCAATCGGCAACCCTGGTCGCCAACCTCACGGGGAATATGCCCATCGGCGAGAATATCCCTCGCTTGCGATTGGGCGCCGTGCTCAAGTCTTGTGAGATCCGCGCCTTAATTGAGTTAACTAAACTCAAGCAAGCCAACCTGGACGACGTGGTCATCATCGGCATAGACTGTCTGGGCACGTACGAGGTGCGCGATTACGCGGCGCTCACTGGCGAGGGTGTATCTTTGACGGCCGAAGCCCTCGCTGCAGCACGACAGGGGCTCGTCGTGCCACACGGAGGCTACCAGTTCCGCGCCGCCTGTCAGATGTGCGAGTTCCCCACACCAGCGAATGCAGATATCGCCATCGGGCTTATTGGGGTGCAGAATGGCATCTTGCTGGACGTGAAGGACGAATTGGCAGAGAAATTGGGTCTTTCGCCGGACGCAGAGCCAGCAGGCCGCGCCGCTGCTGTGGAGAAGTTGGTAGCGGATCGGATCGCGCGGCGCGACGCCGTTATCTCCGAATTTCGGCAGCGGGTGGTGGATATGCCGAGCCTCCTGGCAGAGTTCTCGCGCTGCATCCGCTGCTACAATTGCATGGTGGCCTGCCCCATCTGTTATTGCAAACAATGCCTCTTCCAAGGTCCAACTTTCGACCATGACTCAGATGTGTACTATCGGCGAGCCGGACGGCAGGGGATTATACGCATGCCCACCGACACGCTGCTCTTCCATCTCACGCGTATGAATCATATGGTTACGTCCTGCGTGGGATGCGGACTGTGCACGAGTGCTTGCCCCAGCCAGTTGCCTGTAGGGACCATCTTCCGCGCCGTGGGTCAGAAGGTGCAGGCTCTCTTCGATTATCAGCCGGGTCGTAGACTGGACGAAGAATTGCCGCTCGCCACTTTCCGCGAAGATGAATTGACCGACCTTGGTGAGGGCTGA
- a CDS encoding 4Fe-4S dicluster domain-containing protein has translation MPEKKNAELIPIYIMGKQYMVPPSLTIMTAMEYAGYKLVRGVGCREGFCGACATVYRLPGDYRLYIGLACQTMVQPGMYLAQIPSFPIQRAVYNIEEITPTLATIVRLYPEVLRCLSCGTCSKVCPQNLDVRDFMADIMRGDIASAANKSFDCIMCGLCAMRCPTEQGQYNVAILCRRLYGKYLAPKALHLAERVAEVKAGKYDVELAQMKKKTKDELKELYNKRDIEPE, from the coding sequence ATGCCGGAGAAGAAAAACGCTGAATTGATCCCCATCTACATCATGGGCAAACAGTATATGGTGCCGCCTTCCCTCACCATTATGACTGCTATGGAGTACGCTGGATACAAACTGGTGCGTGGAGTGGGGTGTCGGGAGGGCTTCTGTGGCGCCTGCGCCACCGTTTACCGCCTGCCAGGCGACTATCGCCTATACATCGGCTTGGCCTGCCAGACCATGGTGCAGCCCGGTATGTATCTGGCACAGATTCCCTCTTTCCCTATCCAGCGGGCGGTTTACAACATTGAGGAAATCACACCGACCTTGGCTACCATCGTGCGGCTTTATCCAGAAGTGCTGCGCTGCCTGAGTTGTGGCACGTGCAGCAAGGTCTGCCCGCAGAACTTGGATGTGCGCGATTTCATGGCCGATATCATGCGCGGTGACATCGCCTCTGCCGCCAATAAATCCTTCGATTGCATTATGTGTGGCTTGTGCGCAATGCGTTGTCCAACCGAGCAAGGGCAGTACAATGTGGCCATTCTTTGCCGTCGCCTCTACGGCAAATACTTGGCTCCAAAAGCCCTTCACCTCGCCGAACGGGTGGCGGAAGTGAAGGCCGGGAAATATGATGTCGAACTCGCCCAGATGAAAAAGAAGACCAAGGATGAGTTGAAAGAGTTGTATAACAAAAGGGATATTGAGCCGGAATAA
- a CDS encoding FAD-binding protein translates to MTYTPEMRESIKKVEATRPTRMHETFPRIPPEERQTLLQRFHPDYIKEAMREIRVGPNKGDRTPLELADLLEARPVLRSDSVDLTQVDYETDVLVIGGGGAGSSAALIAQENGARVILATKLRHGDANTMMAQGGIQAADRPEDSPVRHYLDVMGGGGFTNDPDLVEALVHDAPMVIQWLESLGCMFDKEPDGTLKQIHGGGTSRKRMHYARDYSGAEIMRTLRDEVRNRPDIKVIEFSPAVELIMDTKGQVAGAVLMNLETGEHLVVKAKTTILATGGSGRLHYQGFPTTNHYGATADGLILAYRVGAKLSFIDTMQYHPTGAAYPEQILGFLVTEKVRGLGAQVTNVDGEQFVYPLETRDVEAAAFIRECKERGKGVTTPTGRQGVWLDSPMIDLIHGPGTIQRELPAMVRQFQRFGIDITKEPMLVYPTLHYQNGGIAIKPDGSTAIPNLFVAGEAAGGIHGRNRLMGNSLLDITVFGRRAGRAAAERATKVKLGRLTLSHLDDWEKQLKEAGLDPQITAPLLLPDYTRHVR, encoded by the coding sequence ATGACTTATACACCCGAGATGCGCGAGTCCATCAAAAAAGTGGAGGCCACTCGCCCCACCCGGATGCATGAGACCTTCCCTCGTATACCGCCGGAAGAGCGGCAAACGCTTCTCCAGCGGTTTCATCCCGACTACATCAAAGAGGCCATGCGCGAGATACGGGTGGGCCCCAATAAAGGAGACCGCACACCGTTGGAACTGGCCGATTTATTGGAAGCACGCCCCGTCCTGCGCTCCGATAGCGTTGACCTCACCCAAGTGGATTACGAGACCGATGTCCTGGTGATCGGTGGCGGCGGTGCGGGGTCATCGGCTGCGCTTATTGCTCAAGAGAATGGAGCCCGGGTCATCTTGGCTACGAAATTGCGCCATGGTGATGCCAACACAATGATGGCCCAGGGTGGTATCCAGGCTGCAGATCGGCCTGAGGACTCGCCCGTTCGCCATTATCTGGATGTGATGGGCGGGGGAGGCTTCACCAATGATCCTGACCTGGTCGAGGCGCTCGTGCATGACGCGCCTATGGTCATCCAGTGGCTGGAGAGCCTAGGCTGTATGTTTGACAAAGAGCCCGATGGCACCCTGAAGCAGATCCACGGTGGGGGCACCTCGCGCAAACGCATGCACTACGCCCGCGATTACTCGGGGGCGGAGATCATGCGCACTCTTCGGGATGAGGTGCGCAACCGCCCTGACATCAAAGTCATCGAATTCTCGCCTGCCGTCGAGCTGATTATGGACACCAAAGGGCAGGTCGCTGGCGCTGTCTTGATGAATCTGGAGACCGGTGAGCACCTCGTAGTAAAGGCGAAAACGACCATCCTGGCCACGGGTGGTAGTGGACGATTGCATTACCAGGGCTTCCCTACTACCAACCATTATGGAGCCACCGCCGATGGCCTTATCCTGGCGTACCGGGTGGGAGCAAAATTGTCTTTCATCGATACGATGCAATACCATCCCACCGGCGCAGCCTACCCAGAACAGATCCTGGGCTTCCTCGTGACGGAGAAGGTGCGCGGCCTCGGCGCCCAGGTTACTAATGTGGATGGGGAACAATTCGTGTATCCCCTGGAAACCCGCGATGTGGAAGCGGCAGCCTTCATCCGCGAGTGCAAAGAGCGGGGTAAGGGCGTGACTACACCCACTGGCCGCCAAGGGGTCTGGCTGGATTCGCCTATGATTGACTTGATCCACGGCCCAGGCACCATCCAGCGAGAGTTGCCGGCCATGGTGCGACAGTTCCAGCGTTTCGGCATTGACATAACAAAAGAGCCGATGTTGGTCTACCCCACGCTGCACTACCAGAACGGTGGCATTGCCATCAAACCTGACGGTTCTACAGCCATCCCGAACCTATTTGTGGCAGGCGAGGCCGCCGGGGGCATCCATGGGCGCAACCGATTGATGGGTAACTCGTTGCTCGATATCACCGTCTTCGGTCGGCGTGCAGGGCGGGCAGCCGCAGAGCGGGCAACAAAGGTGAAGTTAGGTCGGCTGACCCTGTCACATCTGGATGATTGGGAGAAACAATTGAAAGAAGCAGGGCTGGACCCGCAGATCACAGCCCCGCTATTGTTGCCGGATTACACCAGACACGTGAGATAA
- a CDS encoding RtcB family protein produces the protein MVSKSELRKLSDVLYEIPKGYRPDMRVPARVYADDDLLEMAMRDRSMEQLINTATLPGVVRYALAMPDMHQGYGFPIGGVAATLLPNGVISPGGVGYDINCGVRLLSSAIRAEEIKPYIQQLMSALFKNVPSGVGRGGDVQVSARDLDEVLEQGSRWAKRRGYATDEDLAHTEEGGSMAGGDASKVSQRAKKRANDQVGTLGSGNHFLEIDEIVEVYDEEVAKRFGLRVGDIAVWIHSGSRAMGHQICTDYVSSLQSAVDRYKIRLPDRELVCAPFDSPEGQAYFAAMVCAANYAWANRQVMTYLTRRTFEEVLGGKVKDWHLRLIYDVAHNIAKIEEYEIDGQKVKLCVHRKGATRSFGPGHSALPPDYRDVGQPVLIPGDMGTASYVLVGTKQAMEESFGSTCHGAGRVASRAAAKRQIRGEQLRAELEQKGIVVKAGSMAGLAEEAPDAYKDIDRVVEVVHKAGLARKVARLEPIGVMKG, from the coding sequence ATGGTCAGCAAGAGCGAGTTGAGAAAATTGAGCGATGTGCTGTACGAGATACCCAAGGGGTATCGTCCTGACATGCGTGTCCCGGCGCGCGTTTACGCCGACGATGACTTACTAGAAATGGCCATGCGCGACCGATCCATGGAGCAACTAATCAATACCGCCACCCTGCCTGGCGTAGTGCGCTATGCCCTGGCTATGCCCGATATGCACCAGGGTTACGGCTTCCCTATCGGAGGGGTGGCGGCGACTCTCTTACCTAACGGGGTGATTTCGCCTGGAGGAGTGGGATACGACATCAACTGCGGGGTGCGGTTGCTATCCAGCGCCATCCGTGCGGAAGAGATTAAGCCGTACATACAGCAACTCATGAGTGCTCTCTTCAAGAACGTGCCCAGCGGTGTGGGTCGGGGGGGCGATGTGCAGGTCAGTGCTCGTGATCTGGACGAAGTGCTGGAGCAAGGCTCGCGTTGGGCTAAGCGCAGGGGCTATGCTACCGACGAAGACCTGGCACATACCGAAGAGGGCGGCAGCATGGCTGGAGGCGATGCCAGCAAGGTGAGTCAGCGGGCTAAGAAACGCGCCAATGACCAGGTGGGCACGCTGGGTTCAGGCAACCACTTCTTGGAGATTGACGAGATTGTCGAAGTCTATGACGAGGAGGTGGCAAAGCGCTTCGGGCTCCGTGTGGGAGACATTGCGGTATGGATTCACTCCGGCTCGCGGGCTATGGGTCATCAGATCTGCACCGACTACGTGAGTTCGCTCCAGAGCGCAGTGGATCGCTACAAGATCCGTTTACCAGACCGCGAACTGGTGTGCGCACCTTTTGATTCACCGGAGGGGCAGGCTTACTTCGCGGCGATGGTTTGTGCGGCCAATTACGCCTGGGCCAACCGACAGGTGATGACCTACTTGACGAGGCGCACTTTCGAGGAAGTACTTGGAGGTAAAGTGAAAGATTGGCACCTGCGCTTAATCTACGATGTGGCGCATAACATCGCCAAGATCGAGGAGTATGAGATTGACGGCCAGAAGGTGAAACTATGTGTGCACCGCAAAGGGGCAACGCGGTCCTTCGGCCCTGGACACAGCGCACTGCCGCCAGACTACCGTGACGTAGGCCAACCCGTCCTCATCCCCGGTGATATGGGAACCGCATCGTATGTATTAGTGGGCACAAAACAAGCGATGGAGGAAAGTTTTGGTTCTACCTGTCACGGTGCAGGACGGGTGGCCAGCCGGGCTGCTGCCAAGCGCCAGATTCGAGGCGAGCAACTGCGAGCCGAACTCGAACAGAAAGGCATCGTAGTGAAGGCAGGGAGCATGGCCGGGCTGGCCGAAGAGGCACCAGATGCCTACAAAGACATTGACCGCGTGGTGGAGGTAGTGCACAAGGCTGGGTTAGCGCGCAAGGTGGCGCGCCTGGAGCCCATCGGGGTGATGAAGGGCTAA